Part of the Brassica oleracea var. oleracea cultivar TO1000 chromosome C8, BOL, whole genome shotgun sequence genome is shown below.
GATTTTGCTTGGGAATACTATCCTTCAGTTAAGTCCTTGGTGACTTTGTTCTCGTACTCCAGTCCTGCTTTATAAGAGGAGTTACGCGGTTTGAATATGCTCTTTTATCTCAAGGAAGCACGCACACTTTGCTTCCGAGTGTTTCACATTTCTCTCGTAACGTGGTTGATGACTACGGATTTGACGTGGTCACATATATCATGTGACAACAACTTAGTCTTTCCAGAGGGCTAAACTTTGGCATCTCCCAATGGCGGATCTAGAAATTATTTAAAGTGGAACAAATTTATCAAATAAGTAATGGAATAGTGGAAACAAATTTTGCTGTTAATATGGGGACAATAGTTACTAATCTAAGGAAATAACATTAAATTATTATTTTTTTATTGGGAGCAGCTGCCCCATGCTATCCTACGTGCCTCCGCCACTGGCGGTTCCATTGGCTCATATTCAATAATCATCTATTTTGATCTCTTACTCTTTGTTTTCATAATATCACTACAAATATTTTATCCTAACAAAAACATATCATTTATTTTTTACGACCGTTTTCTCTTCTTTTCTTTGTGTAATAAAAAAATGGTAAGTCTTAGTTTCATAATCTTTCGGACCGAGAATCATTACAGATTAAACGATATCTAATCATTATGGGAATGAATATAGTATTACGGAATTTGCTGCCTATTTGCTGGTAATAGTTCATAAACTGAAAACAAGTCAAAACGAATTTGCTTCTTTGCTCCATGTATGTCACGTTTGTTGAGCTCAAAATTTTGACTAATTTCTCTTTCTTGTTTTAGTCGCTGATTGGTTGTACGTGACTCCCAAGTATATTATCCTATATTTCTTTAATAACGCATTGAGTGTTTTTGTATTTCAAATGGATGCTGACGGACAATTAAATATACTCTTTTTCGNNNNNNNNNNNNNNNNNNNNNNNNNNNNNNNNNNNNNNNNNNNNNNNNNNNNNNNNNNNNNNNNNNNNNNNNNNNNNNNNNNNNNNNNNNNNNNNNNNNNNNNNNNNNNNNNNNNNNNNNNNNNNNNNNNNNNNNNNNNNNNNNNNNNNNNNNNNNNNNNNNNNNNNNNNNNNNNNNNNAAATGATCTATACTTTTTCCACATATATATATATATATATATATATATATATATATATATATATTAAAATAACATATTAAATTAATTTATTATCAATGTATTATTTCGTGATTTAATTTTATATTTCCCATAACTTTTAATCAATAGAAATTTAATAATCACAATTATTTTTAACAAAATTTACAACTTACAATTGTTAATTTTTAAAAACGCATTAAAAATATAAAATATATCTTTTCGAAATAGTTTTTTTCTTTTAAAACATGGATCTTTAAAACCGATAATTTTCTATGTAAAATATCCAATAAATGTTTTCGTCGAATAGACATAAAAGAATAATGTAAAATATCAAACTTTATTAGTGAACAACCCTTCACAAAAGTACAATAAAGTTACAAATTTTGTTATTACAAAACACAGAAAGTCTTTAATTAAGTCAAAATATTCATGTTTTGATGGTTTCTATATAGCCGCCTCATGTTCATTATCATACAACTAATTATCATTTACATCAAAGAGGCATGATTATTAATTTACCCAGTAAAAACGCTCGATATCACACACACATTTTTGGAACACGGTATAATTAACGAACTAATCATACGATTTCATACTAGCAAGTAGCAATATGCCAAACTGTTTTACCTATTCATTATTTAGTTAATTCTGTAGTATTTTGGCACTTCTATTACTTAACATATTCGACGATACTTGATATATTTTTTACTAAGCTATATTCATGTTTACCATTAAAGATCCGATGATGCCATAGTCCATACAATCGAAGGTCCAGTGAACTGACGACACTATTGATCACACGGTCCGTTGACCAGAGAGTTCACATATCATACAACCAAATGTCCAACACTGATCTATCGGTCCATACGATCGAAAGCCTACCAGTCCGACGATCCACGTATATACTACCAAAAGTCCACTGGCAATCTATGCGATTGAAAGTTCACAGATCCGACGATCCTTATATCATCCAACCGAAGGTTTACCAACTTGACTCTCCATATTATAGAAAATTCATTGATCTGGTGATTCATAAATACAATTTAGTCTCCCCCGCCATCCTCTCGCCTCCGTTAATACATTATAAATTATTTTTATTATATACTATCTGATGATACGAAAGATCACACCAGGATCCTCGTGGAAAATTTATAATATTTTGTTACTCGAAAGTCAAGTAAATTAATAATAATAATATACTTTCACGATTTGCAGAGAAATTTCTTCGTTGATATTGGTTTCTTTCTGTCTATAAAGATTCCATTTCGTTCTTGAAAACAAAGGCAAAGCCTGCAAGAACTTGGAACACTACAATGGAAGAGCCATTTCTTCTAAGAGAGGAGGAGTTAGTTCCCGTTAAAACGACATGGCAAAGAGGTCAGCTTACCGACGAGCTAAAGAAAGTGGGCCGCTTAGCTGCTCCTATGGCCACCGTGACCATTGCTCAATACCTATTGCCTGTCATATCAGTTATGATCGCCGGCCACAAAGGCGAATTCAGCTCTCCGGCGTCGCTCTTGCCACCTCCTTCACAAATGTCTCCGGTTTCAGTATTATGGTAATAACTATGCTAGACTTTCTATTTTAATATGGTTCTATTCGATTAGTTACACTTTCATATATAGATATTTTCTATTTATCTTAAGTATATGCATTAATTTCTTACTATAATTTTATTTATAATATTTAGATATATTTCAGTTCAAGCTATTATAGAATTTACGAATTTAAACTTTCATATGTAAACCAAATTGTTTTGGCCTAGTAGTAAAAAAGCTCAGCTGAAGCTTCCACCTTAAGATCAATTCACCTTTCACCTAGCCGTACCATTTTGATGGATTAGTTTCGTATCCAGATGCAAAGCCTCGTGGGGTTAGTTTTTGGTCTTAACAAACCTTTGAGATCCCATCATATGTATTCCTAAAACTAGTATTTTTATTCTTGTTTTTATCCTAAAATTATTAGCGCATATAAATTTATTTCTATTATTGTAGTAATACATTTCTATCTCCACCTTTAACCTATTTAGATTAACATATATAATATATTTGATTAAATAGTTACAAAATTAGCGTAGATAATTTTAGACATTTTTATGTTTCTTAATTATTTTTTCTAGTAAACTATACAATTTGTATTCTTGTAATGTTTGGTTCTTCATATGGATTTATAAATATTGAATATATCATTTTGTGGGATTTTATGTAATAAATGTTTACTATAAAATTATGGAAACATTTTTTACTTTAGCCTTAGGACTCCCAACACCTAGACACGGGACTGGATATTAGACACAAAATGTACCACATCGGTAGTTAGAAAGGATCTTTAGTAATATATAAGATAGATAAACCACTCCAGTTGGAAGCCATCTAGCTTTAACAATGGACACCCTCCTGTTCAAACTGGCTCTAAATTCTTGAAATCTCTTTGTGCAGTATGGATTAGTGGGGCATTGGACACCCTTTGTGGTCAAGCTTATGGAGCCAAAGAATACGAGAAACTCGGAACGTACACATACTCTGCCATTGCCTCCAATATCCCAATCTGTATCCTCATATCAATTATTTGGATTTACATGGACAAGCTCTTGATCTCTCTTGGACAAGACCCTGACATCTCCAGAGTCGCTGGCTCCTACGCCTTTTGGCTCATACCGGCTTTGTTCGGACATGCTATTGTTATACCAGTAACTCGGTTTCTGCTGACGCAAGGGTTGGTTGTTCCTCTTCTCTACTGTGCCCTAACCACCCTTTTGTTCCACATCCCGGTTTGCTGGAGTTTGGTTTCCGTGTTTGGTCTTGGAAGCAATGGAGCTGCTTTGGCTATGAGTGTGTCTTTCTGGTTTTACGCTGTGATACTCGCATGCTACGTGAGATTCTCCACCTCTTGTGAGAAGACTCGCTCCTTTGTATCCGATGATTTCGTGTCTTGTGTCAAACAGTTCTTCCATTTCGGGGTCCCATCAGCAGCAATGGTGTGGTAAGTCAATTTACCTTTATTGATGGGTCAGGGTCTGCATCCTCCTATCTCACTTTCAATTTTCGTCCTTTTTATATGTATAATAGCCTAGAATGGTGGCTATTTGAGCTGCTCATACTCTCCTCAGGACTACTCCCAAACCCTAAACTCGAGACCTCTGTGCTTTCAATATGGTAAGTAAAATATACACATACTTCAATTGATTGACAAAGTATTAATAGGGCCGGATCTGAGATTTTGAAAGCAGTTAACATTTATTAAGAACTTTGATAAAAAGTAAATTTTATATAATTTTACTGGGCTGTCCCCCAGGGCCCTTAGTATTAATCATATTTGTTTCATGTCATGTCACTATGTCAGCCTTACAACAGGAACTTTGCATTATGTAATTTCATCTGGAATTGCGGCAGGTGTGAGGTATGATCTGAATTTTTAACTCAAAACATCTTTAACCTCCTCTCCTCAACCATGGATTGGTTTCTTGTAGCACACGCGTGTCAAACAATTTGGGAGCTGGGAGTCCTGAAGTTGCTAGGGTATCAGTAATGGCAGGGCTTTGTTTCTGGCTGATGGAGTCAGTTTTCTTTAGCACACTTCTTTTCACCTGCCGGAATATCGTAGGCTACGCATTCAGCAACAGCAACGAAGTAGTGGACTATGTTGCGGAGCTATCTCCTCTGCTGTGTCTTTCCTTCATTCTCGATGGATTTACTGCAGTTCTTAACGGTGTTGCTAGGGGAAGTGGGTGGCAACACATTGGAGCTTGGAACAACGTGGTGGCCTATTATCTCGTAGGAGCTCCGGTTGGACTGTACTTAGCTTTCAGACGTGGGTTTAACGGGAAAGGATTGTGGTGCGGTGTTGTGGTTGGATCAGCTGTGCAAGCAACTATTCTGGCTATAGTCACATCTTCCATGAATTGGAAGGAACAGGTACAAAGACATTTCAGCTTGATTTATATCACATTCTTTTTTTTTTTTTAATAATGCTTTTAAAGTAAATGGAATCTATATATAATTTGCAGGCTGAGAAGGCAAGGAAGAGAATAATCTCTACTGAAAATGGATTAGCATAACGAAGAATGTTTCTAAATTAATTACTACACTAGATTTTGACATGCGCTTTTAAAGCGTGTGATTGTTTATTTTTACATATATATTTTTATATCATATGTATTTCTACTAAAAATTTATATCATGTGTTTTGTGATTTTGTTTAAGAGTTGTTTTTATATGTTTTTAAAGAACAATATCTTCACAAAATGTAATGTTGTAAAAATAATTATTTTGTTGTTACAAACTTCACAAAGAAATTAAATTAAAAATGATTTGCAATACATTTAAATTAAGAGTGACTTGCAATATAAATTAAATTGAAAATGACTTGCAATATATAATTCAAATCAAAAATGGTGTGCAGTATAATGTAAGAATGGCGTTCAGTAAAAATGATTGTTGCCCAAGTTAATAATTAAAGAATAAAAGATATTGTTTTCCATATATTGTATATAGCAAATCGTGGAGTTAGTTTGTGTTCAATGATATTGATCACTGATATTGATCGATGAGCATAGGATGGGCATTCTACCTGGATTCAAAAAAATGAACCAGATCTGATTCGAAAAAATCCGACCTAAAACCAAATCAAAAATTTATAAGTACTTAGTTGAGTACAATATTCCTATACCTGAAAGAACTGGAACCGAAAAAAACAACCCAAATAGACTCCGGTCCGAAAAAATCCGACATGAATAAATCCGACCAGATAAAAACCGATTAGTACTCGATCTAGAAATATGAATATCAAAAACTCAAAGTTTATTTAATCTGCTTTATATATTTTAGTTTATAATTTAGTTGAAAAGTCTAATTATTAGCAATCTTTATTATTATTTTGTAACACTTTCAAGTAATATAAAACTATAAATGTCAAATTTATATTTAAAAATGTTTAGTTTCAGTTATTAATAGTTTATCTTGGTTATTTTACAAAATGTAAGATAAATATGGTGTATTTTAGCAAAATTTTGATGGAGTTTAGGTATTTTGAGTCTTTTTCGATTGTAAACCCCCTATGGACCCAAAAATTACAAGTATTTTACAAGTATTTTAATTATAAATCCGAATCGACCGACCCGAGAGGAACCAATCCGAACACCAACCAAAAGTTTTCAAATATCTAGTTAGGTCCAAATGTCTAAGATTCGATGGACCCGAATCCAAAAAGAACTGATCCGAATCCGACCCGAAGACCCAAACGCCCCAGCCTAGATGGGCAAGTAGTTAGAATATCCAGCGATTTATGGGAAATTTTTTTTTTATATAAAATTATGACCATATTATAAAAGGTAGTTCAATAATATTCTTATAACAAAAATCGATATTCTTATTAAGGCTTGCTAAAAGTTTTATACGATGAAAGTCAGTTATATTATAAACATCATAAAGTATTACTTGATAATATTTTCTAAGCTCTATATATACTGTCATACTTTTGGTATACAATATTTTAAAAAATATGAGACATAGGCAACGATTGTTTGTCGAAGATAATATCATCTGTCTGATAATATAAACGAATGTTAAGATTTATGTTATAGGTCTGAAACTATAATACATTGTTTCGATGGATCTTGTGATTAGTCGAGAGAGATAATTCTAAACTGCAATGTGAATGGTCATGAAATTGGATGATTTCTATTGGTTGAATTTATAGCTGTCTAAATTGAAATTAAAATATTCCAAAAATGGAATGGCGTAATATAGTAAATAAGTAAAAAAATAAAGAGCAGAATCCTGAGAAATTCTGCTTTAATAGTACTACAGTATATAGATTTTGAGAGATAGCAAGATTTTGAGAGATAGCAAGATTTTGGTGTAATAGTTTTATTATAAACAAGTTAATAAAAAACCTCACGAGTGTTGGATTATTCATGTTCTTTACATATCAGTCAAAGTTCCATTCCTTAACATTATTGGTTCGATATGGGAATAATTCCGTGTGCAGCAAGGCGCTTTTCGACCCAAACAGAATGATCAGTTGTGAGAAGAGCATCTTCTGTTAAGGAGTTGATTGTTCAAAGATGCCCTATCCAAAGCCTTTTGTTATTCAGTTTGAAACTCAAATGATTTGTTGGTATAAAGACACATGTTGCTACTACTTTGGTGATCTTACTCGCCTCAGTTTCGATCCCTATTCTTTTTGCTATTGCCAGATATACATGAGCCGGTTTGAACCGATAAGTTTAACTTAGAGACTGAATTGATATAAAGATTCATTTTTTAAAAATACGAGTAACAAAATACTGTATCAATCAGCTGAATATCAAGTTCAGAGCAGTCGAGATGACTTTATAGACAGAAACCAAAACATCTAAGCTTTCTTAAATTTCAAATTTATCAAAAATCTTTGTTGCCAACATAAGCACAAGGGTTTCGTGGTGTAGTTGGTTATCACGTCAGTCTAACACACTGAAGGTCTCCGGTTCGAACCCGGGCGAAGCCATTAAAATGTTTTTTCATGAAAATATTTAAATTTCTTAGAATATAACAAAAAAATACGCCGTTGCCGGGGATCGAACCCGGGTCACCCGCGTGACAGGCGGGAATACTTACCACTATACTACAACGACTCAGATGCTTGGGAAGGAGCTGCAAAAATAGATAAATGGTAACTTCACGTTTCTGTAACAGAGACCAGAGATTAGACTGACAATTACATGCGTTTGCTTTGATGAAAGAAAGAAAAATATGTTTTCTGTGAAGTTACTCTTCATAATCAACTAGATTATTGGTCATAATTCCAAGTGTTGGCACCCTAAGTTGCTTCTTTATATACAGATTGTCTGTGAAGAAAGCTAGTCTTGATCATGACTAAGTTGTGACTCTCTTACTGTGGCTTTGTGTTGTCTTGTCTCATCACAAATATCTAGCACCTCTAATTTTCACTGAAACCTGTGCTGAAAAAAGGAAATAATCAGAGTTTTAATCTACAAATAACAATATAAGCTCTATGGATACTACTGTTTAGAAGTTTTCACATACTCATATCATACTTTTTTTTTTTGCTAAACAGGACGACGATATAAGCTCTACAAATAATAATATAAGCTCTATGGATATCGCTCGAACTCCGGAGGTGGATATGGCTGCTTAAAAGCAAAGCGTGAGAAGAGTTGAAGAGCTTCATCATATCTTAAAGACCCAACTTCGTACACATGATTCACTCCTGACTCCTCAAGAACACTCTTGTCCTGAGTAATTAGAATGACTCTACTTCCGGGAGCAAACCAGTTAGCATACTCAGCTATCCACTCTNNNNNNNNNNNNNNNNNNNNNNNNNNNNNNNNNNNNNNNNNNNNNNNNNNNNNNNNNNNNNNNNNNNNNNNNNNNNNNNNNNNNNNNNNNNNNNNNTGTCTTTCCCACACCAGCACAACCCCAAATGCCAACAGTACGAACTTCTTTGTCAGAGTCCAAAGCCAACAGCTCATGAAAGGCTTTCAAGTGACGATCCATTCCTGCTAG
Proteins encoded:
- the LOC106310547 gene encoding LOW QUALITY PROTEIN: MATE efflux family protein 5-like (The sequence of the model RefSeq protein was modified relative to this genomic sequence to represent the inferred CDS: inserted 1 base in 1 codon); this encodes MEEPFLLREEELVPVKTTWQRGQLTDELKKVGRLAAPMATVTIAQYLLPVISVMIAGHKGEXQLSGVALATSFTNVSGFSIMVITIGALDTLCGQAYGAKEYEKLGTYTYSAIASNIPICILISIIWIYMDKLLISLGQDPDISRVAGSYAFWLIPALFGHAIVIPVTRFLLTQGLVVPLLYCALTTLLFHIPVCWSLVSVFGLGSNGAALAMSVSFWFYAVILACYVRFSTSCEKTRSFVSDDFVSCVKQFFHFGVPSAAMVCLEWWLFELLILSSGLLPNPKLETSVLSICLTTGTLHYVISSGIAAGVSTRVSNNLGAGSPEVARVSVMAGLCFWLMESVFFSTLLFTCRNIVGYAFSNSNEVVDYVAELSPLLCLSFILDGFTAVLNGVARGSGWQHIGAWNNVVAYYLVGAPVGLYLAFRRGFNGKGLWCGVVVGSAVQATILAIVTSSMNWKEQAEKARKRIISTENGLA